The Meriones unguiculatus strain TT.TT164.6M chromosome 1, Bangor_MerUng_6.1, whole genome shotgun sequence genome has a segment encoding these proteins:
- the Cd6 gene encoding T-cell differentiation antigen CD6 isoform X5 — translation MWLFLGIAGLLTAALSGPPSPAPSGQRRNGSSTPNVPLDLEEQLGVRLANGSSRCSGSVEVLQGDSWEPVCAAHWDNLTTDVVCQALKCGDSGKLTHLTPPTSELPAGNTSRAGNMTWARAPTVQCSGANWQLCKVAEHECDSDRRLVWLTCAENQAVRLVDGGSSCAGRVEMLEHGEWGTVCDDTWDLKDAHVVCKQLRCGTAVQALAGLHFTPGQGRIHRDQVNCSGTESYLWDCPGLPGNQYCGHKEDAGVVCSEHQSWRLTGGADPCEGQVEVQFRGVWSTVCDSEWYPSEAKVLCRSLGCGSEVDRPRGLPHSLKGRMYYSCEGEEPTLSNCSWRFNNSYLCSQSLAARVVCSGSRRHLNLSTSEVPSQVPVTIESSVPVRVKDKDSSDLTLLISCIILGTLLLVSLIFIVILLLRAKGQYAPMLFIQPQVPEDSDSSSESDYEHYDFSSQPPVALTTFYNSQRHRVTEEEAQQNRFRMPPLEEGLEELHVSHIPAADPRPCGADVPSLGSEYHRRSHSGSSTSSEESYCNDTSGKPPPWNPQVFSSERSPPVEQPPSLELAGSQAMFAGTGTSADDSSSTSSGEWYQNFQPPPHHPPVEQFECPGPPDPQADSTDEEEDYDDIGAA, via the exons GCCCCCCATCTCCAGCCCCCTCTGGCCAGCGCAGAAATGGCAGCAGCACTCCAAATGTTCCCTTGGACCTAG AGGAGCAGCTGGGGGTCCGCCTGGCGAACGGGAGCAGTCGCTGCAGCGGATCTGTGGAGGTTCTACAGGGGGATTCCTGGGAGCCTGTGTGCGCAGCGCACTGGGACAACCTCACCACTGACGTCGTGTGCCAGGCACTGAAGTGCGGTGACTCGGGGAAGCTTACCCACCTGACGCCACCTACCTCTGAGCTGCCAGCTGGGAACACCAGCAGGGCCGGGAACATGACGTGGGCGCGGGCACCAACCGTCCAATGCAGCGGAGCCAACTGGCAGCTCTGCAAGGTGGCAGAGCACGAGTGTGACAGCGACAGGAGACTGGTGTGGCTCACCTGTGCAG AGAACCAGGCTGTGCGGTTAGTGGACGGTGGCAGCAGCTGCGCAGGCCGAGTGGAGATGCTGGAACACGGTGAATGGGGAACAGTGTGCGATGACACGTGGGACCTGAAGGACGCACACGTGGTGTGCAAGCAACTGAGGTGTGGCACGGCCGTGCAGGCTCTGGCTGGCTTGCACTTCACCCCAGGCCAAGGACGCATCCACCGTGACCAGGTGAACTGCTCTGGGACCGAGTCCTACCTGTGGGATTGCCCCGGGCTGCCTGGAAATCAGTACTGCGGTCACAAGGAGGACGCAGGAGTGGTGTGCTCAG AGCACCAGTCCTGGCGGCTGACTGGAGGTGCCGACCCCTGCGAAGGGCAGGTGGAGGTCCAGTTCCGAGGGGTCTGGAGCACCGTGTGTGACAGCGAGTGGTACCCGTCTGAGGCCAAGGTGCTCTGTCGCTCCTTGGGTTGCGGATCAGAGGTGGATAGGCCCAGGGGGCTGCCACACTCCCTGAAAGGTAGAATGTACTACTCCTGCGAAGGAGAGGAACCCACCCTCAGCAACTGTTCCTGGCGCTTCAACAACTCCTACCTGTGCAGCCAGTCGCTGGCCGCCAGGGTCGTCTGCTCAG GCTCCCGGAGACATCTCAATCTGTCTACATCTGAAGTGCCTTCCCAAGTTCCAGTCACCATAG AATCCTCTGTGCCGGTGAGGGTGAAGGATAAGGACTCTTCAGATCTGACACTCCTCATTTCCTGTATTATCCTGGGAACTCTCCTCCTTGTCTCCCTCATCTTCATAGTTATTCTTCTCTTAAGAGCCAAAGGACAATATG CTCCTATGCTGTTTATCCAGCCCCAGGTCCCTGAGGACTCAGACTCCAGTTCCGAATCCGATTATGAGCATTATGACTTCAGCTCCCAGCCACCTGTGGCCCTGACCACCTTCTACA ATTCCCAGAGGCACCGGGTCACAGAGGAGGAGGCCCAGCAGAACAGGTTTCGAATGCCACCCCTGGAAGAAG GACTGGAAGAGTTGCACGTGTCCCACATCCCAGCTGCGGACCCGAGACCCTGTGGGGCGGATGtcccctctctgggctctgagtACCACAGGAGGAGCCACAGTGGTTCCAGCACCTCGTCTGAGGAGAGTTACTGCAATGACACCAGTGGCAAGCCGCCTCCATGGAACCCCCAGGTGTTTTCTTCCGAGAGAAGTCCCCCCGTGGAACAGCCCCCCAGCTTGGAACTGGCTGGCTCTCAGGCGATGTTTGCAGGTA CAGGGACCTCAGCCGATGACAGCTCCAGCACCTCATCCGGAGAATGGTACCAGAACTTCCAGCCACCACCCCACCATCCTCCAGTGGAGCAGTTTGAATGTCCAG GGCCTCCGGACCCCCAAGCAGATTCCACTGATGAAGAGGAGGACTATGATGACATCGGAGCAGCCTAG
- the Cd6 gene encoding T-cell differentiation antigen CD6 isoform X1 translates to MWLFLGIAGLLTAALSGPPSPAPSGQRRNGSSTPNVPLDLEEQLGVRLANGSSRCSGSVEVLQGDSWEPVCAAHWDNLTTDVVCQALKCGDSGKLTHLTPPTSELPAGNTSRAGNMTWARAPTVQCSGANWQLCKVAEHECDSDRRLVWLTCAENQAVRLVDGGSSCAGRVEMLEHGEWGTVCDDTWDLKDAHVVCKQLRCGTAVQALAGLHFTPGQGRIHRDQVNCSGTESYLWDCPGLPGNQYCGHKEDAGVVCSEHQSWRLTGGADPCEGQVEVQFRGVWSTVCDSEWYPSEAKVLCRSLGCGSEVDRPRGLPHSLKGRMYYSCEGEEPTLSNCSWRFNNSYLCSQSLAARVVCSGSRRHLNLSTSEVPSQVPVTIESSVPVRVKDKDSSDLTLLISCIILGTLLLVSLIFIVILLLRAKGQYALPVSVNHQQLPTAIQAGINNYHAVPITIPKEAPMLFIQPQVPEDSDSSSESDYEHYDFSSQPPVALTTFYNSQRHRVTEEEAQQNRFRMPPLEEGLEELHVSHIPAADPRPCGADVPSLGSEYHRRSHSGSSTSSEESYCNDTSGKPPPWNPQVFSSERSPPVEQPPSLELAGSQAMFAGTGTSADDSSSTSSGEWYQNFQPPPHHPPVEQFECPGPPDPQADSTDEEEDYDDIGAA, encoded by the exons GCCCCCCATCTCCAGCCCCCTCTGGCCAGCGCAGAAATGGCAGCAGCACTCCAAATGTTCCCTTGGACCTAG AGGAGCAGCTGGGGGTCCGCCTGGCGAACGGGAGCAGTCGCTGCAGCGGATCTGTGGAGGTTCTACAGGGGGATTCCTGGGAGCCTGTGTGCGCAGCGCACTGGGACAACCTCACCACTGACGTCGTGTGCCAGGCACTGAAGTGCGGTGACTCGGGGAAGCTTACCCACCTGACGCCACCTACCTCTGAGCTGCCAGCTGGGAACACCAGCAGGGCCGGGAACATGACGTGGGCGCGGGCACCAACCGTCCAATGCAGCGGAGCCAACTGGCAGCTCTGCAAGGTGGCAGAGCACGAGTGTGACAGCGACAGGAGACTGGTGTGGCTCACCTGTGCAG AGAACCAGGCTGTGCGGTTAGTGGACGGTGGCAGCAGCTGCGCAGGCCGAGTGGAGATGCTGGAACACGGTGAATGGGGAACAGTGTGCGATGACACGTGGGACCTGAAGGACGCACACGTGGTGTGCAAGCAACTGAGGTGTGGCACGGCCGTGCAGGCTCTGGCTGGCTTGCACTTCACCCCAGGCCAAGGACGCATCCACCGTGACCAGGTGAACTGCTCTGGGACCGAGTCCTACCTGTGGGATTGCCCCGGGCTGCCTGGAAATCAGTACTGCGGTCACAAGGAGGACGCAGGAGTGGTGTGCTCAG AGCACCAGTCCTGGCGGCTGACTGGAGGTGCCGACCCCTGCGAAGGGCAGGTGGAGGTCCAGTTCCGAGGGGTCTGGAGCACCGTGTGTGACAGCGAGTGGTACCCGTCTGAGGCCAAGGTGCTCTGTCGCTCCTTGGGTTGCGGATCAGAGGTGGATAGGCCCAGGGGGCTGCCACACTCCCTGAAAGGTAGAATGTACTACTCCTGCGAAGGAGAGGAACCCACCCTCAGCAACTGTTCCTGGCGCTTCAACAACTCCTACCTGTGCAGCCAGTCGCTGGCCGCCAGGGTCGTCTGCTCAG GCTCCCGGAGACATCTCAATCTGTCTACATCTGAAGTGCCTTCCCAAGTTCCAGTCACCATAG AATCCTCTGTGCCGGTGAGGGTGAAGGATAAGGACTCTTCAGATCTGACACTCCTCATTTCCTGTATTATCCTGGGAACTCTCCTCCTTGTCTCCCTCATCTTCATAGTTATTCTTCTCTTAAGAGCCAAAGGACAATATG CCCTCCCTGTTTCAGTGAACCACCAGCAGCTTCCCACTGCCATCCAAGCAGGGATCAATAACTACCACGCTGTCCCCATCACCATTCCCAAAGAAG CTCCTATGCTGTTTATCCAGCCCCAGGTCCCTGAGGACTCAGACTCCAGTTCCGAATCCGATTATGAGCATTATGACTTCAGCTCCCAGCCACCTGTGGCCCTGACCACCTTCTACA ATTCCCAGAGGCACCGGGTCACAGAGGAGGAGGCCCAGCAGAACAGGTTTCGAATGCCACCCCTGGAAGAAG GACTGGAAGAGTTGCACGTGTCCCACATCCCAGCTGCGGACCCGAGACCCTGTGGGGCGGATGtcccctctctgggctctgagtACCACAGGAGGAGCCACAGTGGTTCCAGCACCTCGTCTGAGGAGAGTTACTGCAATGACACCAGTGGCAAGCCGCCTCCATGGAACCCCCAGGTGTTTTCTTCCGAGAGAAGTCCCCCCGTGGAACAGCCCCCCAGCTTGGAACTGGCTGGCTCTCAGGCGATGTTTGCAGGTA CAGGGACCTCAGCCGATGACAGCTCCAGCACCTCATCCGGAGAATGGTACCAGAACTTCCAGCCACCACCCCACCATCCTCCAGTGGAGCAGTTTGAATGTCCAG GGCCTCCGGACCCCCAAGCAGATTCCACTGATGAAGAGGAGGACTATGATGACATCGGAGCAGCCTAG